From the Leptospira sp. WS60.C2 genome, one window contains:
- a CDS encoding phosphate uptake regulator PhoU yields MIISKFYYLRKNLYSMAELVLEQVILLSEALEADDYAQAERIVERDDLIDDLEKENDNLSQNAILEAVSNRNILGMGDVDNDIVLKKDPLRFALSAIRITRNMERMGDQVVNCADVFRHKTIRKGLFKNEEPMTLILSRVTTLAGMAIESLVEEKERFMGSVNSLEEELNALCDQAFQKYRSVPDMEKQEFADVYRIILALERLGDYAVNVAEELVRLNTGKDIRHLENVKSKSSLYP; encoded by the coding sequence ATGATCATCTCTAAATTTTATTATTTACGAAAGAACTTGTATTCGATGGCTGAACTTGTTTTGGAACAAGTGATTTTACTCAGTGAAGCATTAGAAGCGGATGATTATGCCCAAGCTGAACGTATTGTTGAACGTGATGATCTTATAGACGATTTAGAAAAGGAAAATGATAACCTTTCCCAAAATGCCATTTTAGAAGCTGTGAGTAACCGAAATATTTTAGGTATGGGCGATGTGGACAATGACATCGTCTTAAAAAAAGATCCCCTTCGGTTTGCTCTCTCTGCCATTCGGATCACCAGGAACATGGAACGGATGGGAGACCAAGTAGTCAACTGTGCTGATGTGTTCCGTCATAAAACCATACGCAAAGGTCTTTTTAAAAACGAAGAACCTATGACTCTTATTTTATCACGCGTGACCACTCTGGCAGGAATGGCAATTGAATCGCTCGTCGAAGAAAAAGAGCGGTTTATGGGCAGTGTCAATTCCTTGGAAGAGGAACTGAATGCTCTTTGTGACCAAGCGTTTCAAAAGTATCGCTCTGTTCCTGATATGGAAAAGCAGGAATTTGCCGATGTGTATCGGATCATTCTTGCTTTGGAACGATTGGGAGATTACGCGGTGAACGTTGCGGAAGAGTTAGTGCGTCTCAATACAGGAAAAGACATTCGTCATTTAGAAAATGTAAAATCGAAAAGTTCTTTGTATCCATAA
- a CDS encoding ATP-binding protein, which yields MLDKSWLPKGRLFPYLLTNIVLFIFVSLGFSYYTTSERNIDFAEENRYSSLQIANELRQSSDQLTNLVRLYAIQKEKKYKTYFESIIAIRNGEKPRPKNYDYAYWDLVIAEELPPPSEEGAYSSIYDDMKLAGFSETDYQLLSLSKKKSDELTKIEFESMALIEEELRTGKSNPKAIKMLFDDHYLKSKAEIMKPINDLYHQLDLRTSKAILDAKRKVFFLRTILILAGIIFGVSLYLTHRSLLEIMGGSVDEVFRRISLLGDGNFTETIQQKNDKKSILNSLYTTQKRLQELYEEKEMASRAKSEFLASMSHEIRTPLNGVIGITQILFKTKLDEEQKSLLKTIADAGKALLHILNDILDFSKIDAGKLTIEQVPFHLQYLIKEIFDLFAIEANTKHLDLTYHIESDIPEVLVSDPGRIRQILFNLIGNALKFTESGYVNLNIKRKDEMILFEIKDSGIEISKEKQSSLFQKFSQVDASTSRKYGGTGLGLAISERLVKLLDGKIGVESEEGVGSTFWCLLPLSIAESDESTRHQNQNAFLHVQHSGFNSLPPSFIENLTHQTFLIVEDNLLNQKVIGGLLKKHRIPFDLAENGKVAWEMCKKKDYDLILMDCEMPVMDGFEATRKIRELETSKPQKSIIIAVTAHVLSEHQNKCSEVGMDGFISKPFYIEDLLKAYSEILRKKI from the coding sequence ATGTTGGATAAAAGTTGGTTACCGAAGGGAAGATTGTTTCCTTATTTATTAACCAATATCGTTTTATTTATTTTTGTGTCACTTGGTTTCAGCTATTATACAACTAGCGAACGCAATATAGATTTTGCAGAAGAAAATCGATACAGTTCCCTACAAATTGCCAATGAGTTACGCCAATCTTCTGACCAATTAACCAACTTAGTACGACTTTATGCCATTCAAAAAGAAAAAAAATACAAAACGTATTTTGAAAGTATTATCGCAATACGAAATGGAGAAAAGCCACGTCCCAAGAACTATGACTATGCCTACTGGGATCTTGTGATTGCAGAGGAACTTCCTCCACCATCAGAGGAAGGCGCATATAGCAGTATTTATGATGATATGAAACTGGCCGGATTTTCCGAAACCGATTATCAACTACTCTCTTTATCAAAAAAAAAGTCAGATGAGCTAACAAAAATAGAATTTGAATCAATGGCACTCATTGAAGAAGAGTTACGAACAGGTAAATCAAATCCAAAAGCAATTAAAATGTTATTCGATGATCATTACTTAAAAAGTAAAGCCGAGATCATGAAACCAATCAATGATTTGTACCATCAGCTTGATTTGCGAACATCAAAAGCAATTTTAGATGCCAAAAGGAAAGTTTTTTTCTTAAGAACCATTCTGATCTTGGCTGGTATTATTTTTGGAGTTAGTTTGTATCTGACCCACCGATCCTTATTGGAAATCATGGGAGGCAGTGTAGATGAAGTATTTCGTCGTATCTCGTTGCTGGGAGATGGAAATTTCACGGAAACAATCCAACAAAAAAATGATAAAAAATCTATTTTAAATAGTTTATACACGACTCAAAAAAGATTACAAGAGTTATACGAAGAAAAAGAAATGGCAAGTCGGGCCAAATCTGAATTTTTAGCTTCGATGAGTCACGAAATCCGAACTCCCCTAAATGGCGTCATCGGAATCACACAAATTTTATTTAAAACCAAGTTAGATGAAGAACAAAAGTCTTTGTTAAAAACGATTGCAGATGCAGGAAAAGCTTTATTACACATTCTAAACGACATACTAGACTTCTCTAAGATTGATGCCGGGAAGTTAACGATTGAACAAGTTCCCTTTCATTTACAATATCTAATCAAAGAAATTTTTGATCTTTTTGCGATAGAAGCCAATACAAAACATCTGGATTTGACGTATCATATTGAGTCCGATATTCCAGAAGTTTTGGTATCGGATCCAGGAAGGATTCGTCAGATCCTTTTTAATCTCATAGGGAACGCGCTAAAATTTACAGAATCCGGATATGTAAACCTTAATATCAAAAGAAAAGATGAGATGATTCTGTTTGAAATTAAGGATTCTGGGATTGAAATTTCGAAAGAGAAACAATCCTCTTTATTTCAAAAATTTTCTCAAGTAGATGCTTCCACCTCACGAAAGTATGGTGGAACTGGCCTTGGTCTTGCCATTTCAGAGAGATTAGTAAAGTTATTAGATGGTAAAATTGGAGTGGAAAGTGAAGAAGGAGTGGGAAGTACCTTTTGGTGTTTGTTACCTCTTTCCATAGCCGAAAGTGATGAATCAACCCGTCATCAAAATCAAAATGCTTTTCTCCATGTCCAACATAGCGGATTCAATTCACTTCCACCTTCTTTCATCGAAAATTTAACTCATCAAACCTTTCTCATTGTAGAAGACAATTTGCTAAATCAAAAGGTGATCGGTGGCCTCCTCAAAAAACATCGCATTCCATTTGATTTGGCGGAAAATGGAAAGGTCGCATGGGAGATGTGCAAAAAAAAGGATTATGATTTGATCCTTATGGATTGTGAAATGCCTGTGATGGATGGATTTGAAGCCACCAGGAAAATCAGAGAACTGGAGACATCCAAACCTCAGAAGTCCATTATTATTGCAGTCACAGCACACGTATTAAGTGAACACCAAAACAAATGTTCTGAAGTAGGAATGGATGGCTTTATTAGCAAACCATTTTATATCGAAGACTTGCTAAAAGCATATAGTGAAATTTTAAGAAAAAAAATCTGA
- a CDS encoding tetratricopeptide repeat protein, translating to MFLSILFLLFQVSLWAGEEDRRNPLSGLYFSPLQVISLEEIKSLDSEKRIPIDEDSGIALRDEPKPVDPNATDAPVIPGGDLPVDPGQETGPKSLETKIREAEGLLKRYYSQFIEEKRIWEDREKGNVYNSRTEMNDIRLLLWQSTHKHTETFIVRDSPLLYSLHIRLAKLYVESEKFAPALRHYLAAFRYHPLEMTEEGFRTGEWQKEDVLGYDQLSANEHERLYQEWVKAEQRFKKAKDDIHIKESNWIREGKTLSDLKIQSKQWNENIRLLDDSRRQAKVNYDNSYNQRYLSYLNKRKQIESSDLYAFANVVKKLEDDNKERLKIVNKLGTAGKGIYVLFDYKRNTDFFAYELILERAYRIWNENPNVLNDVAEQFRQDGKKEKAADFYEKALVEYLKNPNPTDEEKEKIIKANLRLATINADLKRNILAGNYYETFFKLSPDTPEKTRVSYEIGVFFNQKIGDPERGASFLIYWLEKNSKDWNPSLIEDTGFPEMESIAYFYLSKQDKKQKKSELEQNKLNIALMQWRKLDEKLILAEKERSDLIAKKQSLKKDLMVTTLDDILSQYRLMDLKIEDQEAEIRVLETKRNKIPLIKILFRLGVLSEENRDFKKAKEYYEFVIKEGGETEVRVALKELERIKRILETGNIIPPINESI from the coding sequence CTGTTCCTTTCAATTCTATTTCTACTTTTCCAGGTCTCTCTGTGGGCTGGGGAGGAAGATCGAAGGAATCCTTTATCGGGACTTTACTTTTCTCCACTCCAAGTCATATCACTGGAAGAAATCAAATCACTCGATTCTGAAAAACGAATTCCGATTGATGAAGACTCTGGCATCGCTTTACGGGACGAACCAAAACCGGTGGATCCAAATGCGACCGATGCACCAGTCATTCCTGGAGGGGACTTACCAGTCGATCCAGGACAAGAAACAGGTCCCAAAAGTTTGGAAACTAAGATTCGTGAGGCGGAAGGATTACTCAAACGATATTACAGCCAGTTCATTGAAGAGAAACGGATATGGGAGGATCGCGAGAAAGGGAATGTTTACAATTCTCGGACAGAGATGAATGACATTCGATTGTTACTTTGGCAAAGCACTCACAAACATACGGAAACATTCATCGTTCGTGACTCACCACTTTTGTATTCTCTCCACATTCGGCTTGCGAAACTCTACGTTGAATCTGAAAAGTTTGCGCCAGCACTGAGACATTACTTAGCTGCTTTCCGTTACCATCCACTGGAAATGACAGAGGAGGGATTTCGAACAGGAGAATGGCAAAAAGAAGATGTGCTTGGATATGACCAACTTTCCGCAAACGAACACGAAAGATTGTATCAAGAATGGGTCAAAGCCGAGCAAAGATTCAAAAAGGCAAAAGACGATATCCACATCAAAGAAAGCAATTGGATTCGAGAAGGGAAAACACTTTCAGATCTAAAAATTCAATCGAAGCAGTGGAATGAAAACATACGTTTGTTAGATGATTCTAGAAGGCAAGCAAAAGTTAATTATGATAATTCTTATAATCAGCGCTATTTGAGTTATTTAAATAAACGAAAACAAATTGAATCCAGCGATTTATATGCATTTGCGAATGTTGTCAAAAAACTCGAGGATGATAATAAAGAGCGATTAAAAATTGTAAATAAATTGGGAACGGCTGGTAAGGGAATCTATGTCCTTTTTGATTATAAAAGGAATACTGATTTTTTTGCATATGAACTAATCTTGGAAAGAGCCTATCGTATCTGGAATGAAAATCCAAACGTATTAAATGATGTTGCGGAACAATTTAGACAAGATGGAAAAAAGGAAAAGGCCGCCGATTTTTACGAAAAAGCTCTGGTTGAATATTTAAAAAATCCCAATCCAACGGATGAAGAAAAAGAAAAGATCATCAAAGCAAATTTACGCTTAGCAACAATTAATGCTGATTTAAAACGAAATATTCTCGCAGGAAATTATTATGAAACCTTTTTCAAATTGAGTCCTGACACTCCTGAAAAAACAAGAGTTTCCTATGAAATTGGGGTCTTTTTCAATCAGAAGATAGGCGATCCCGAACGGGGAGCAAGTTTTCTCATCTATTGGTTGGAGAAAAATAGTAAAGACTGGAACCCTTCCCTTATAGAAGACACTGGGTTTCCTGAAATGGAATCGATTGCTTATTTTTATCTTAGCAAACAAGATAAAAAACAAAAAAAATCAGAACTCGAACAAAACAAACTCAACATCGCACTTATGCAATGGAGAAAACTCGATGAAAAGCTAATCCTTGCAGAGAAAGAAAGAAGTGATTTGATTGCGAAAAAACAATCTCTCAAAAAAGACCTGATGGTTACCACGCTGGATGATATTTTGTCCCAATACCGATTGATGGATTTAAAAATTGAAGACCAAGAAGCTGAAATTCGAGTTTTAGAAACAAAACGAAACAAAATCCCTCTTATTAAAATTCTATTTCGTTTGGGAGTTTTATCGGAGGAGAACCGAGACTTCAAAAAAGCAAAAGAATACTATGAATTTGTAATCAAAGAAGGTGGGGAAACAGAAGTTCGTGTGGCACTAAAAGAATTGGAGAGAATCAAACGAATTTTAGAAACAGGAAATATTATACCACCGATTAACGAGAGTATTTGA
- the pgsW gene encoding poly-gamma-glutamate system protein, with the protein MTKIYWSPWKHSRIALFLLAILGILGLILIESCKVKKEQPYFKKKLQAAKLAERGFQILKPELLKHKKPDYKEFDPSNSGLIGEFLTPVTSNSGSLPSKQTSINPNFAAVMIQFLKKAKVEEGDTVAVAISGSFPALNICLFAALETLKLKPIIISSASASQFGANHPQMLWLDMEKELESSGIFSFRSSLASLGGIQDKAAGTSKEGKELLLRALKRNNVKLLDPINFDDSIEKRLKSYDELSQGKSIKLFINVGGGTTILGTSLGKQVFKNGLITDLPEEVHIPNSVIKSFLEREIPVINFIQIESLAKRYGLPLSPKKVPKPGEGKVFYSEEYNPILYVSVFLFLLIGLYGVTRLGWGENEEDRYLPKTLRSR; encoded by the coding sequence ATGACAAAAATTTACTGGTCACCATGGAAACATTCTCGGATTGCTTTGTTTTTACTCGCAATTCTTGGTATCCTCGGATTGATCTTGATTGAATCCTGTAAGGTAAAAAAAGAACAACCCTACTTCAAAAAAAAATTACAAGCCGCAAAATTAGCAGAACGTGGATTTCAAATTTTAAAACCAGAACTCCTCAAACATAAGAAACCAGATTATAAAGAATTTGATCCCTCTAATTCTGGATTGATCGGAGAATTCCTAACGCCTGTTACAAGTAATAGTGGATCTTTACCTTCCAAACAAACATCAATCAATCCAAACTTTGCTGCAGTAATGATCCAATTTCTCAAAAAAGCAAAAGTAGAAGAAGGAGACACGGTTGCTGTGGCAATCTCTGGATCGTTTCCTGCATTGAATATTTGTTTGTTTGCGGCACTCGAAACTTTAAAACTAAAACCAATCATAATCTCAAGTGCATCCGCTTCGCAATTTGGTGCCAATCATCCGCAAATGTTATGGCTTGATATGGAAAAAGAATTGGAATCCTCTGGGATTTTTTCCTTCAGGTCTAGTCTCGCTTCATTAGGCGGTATCCAAGATAAAGCCGCAGGAACTTCCAAAGAAGGCAAAGAACTTCTGTTACGTGCTCTTAAGCGAAACAATGTAAAACTATTAGATCCAATCAACTTTGACGACTCCATTGAAAAACGACTGAAGTCTTATGATGAATTATCACAAGGGAAATCCATCAAACTTTTCATCAATGTAGGTGGAGGAACCACCATCCTTGGTACAAGTTTAGGCAAACAAGTATTTAAAAACGGACTCATCACGGACCTGCCAGAAGAAGTGCATATTCCCAATTCTGTAATCAAATCATTTTTGGAACGGGAAATACCTGTCATCAACTTCATCCAAATTGAATCCCTCGCAAAACGATATGGACTTCCCCTCTCTCCTAAAAAAGTTCCAAAACCTGGCGAAGGAAAAGTATTTTATTCGGAAGAATACAATCCCATTCTCTATGTTTCTGTTTTCCTTTTTTTGCTCATTGGATTGTATGGTGTTACGAGATTAGGTTGGGGCGAAAACGAAGAAGATCGTTACCTCCCCAAAACCTTACGTTCTAGGTGA
- the pgsC gene encoding poly-gamma-glutamate biosynthesis protein PgsC, with protein sequence MNEILPLSIGLSLVISLVFSELFGILGTGLVVPGYLALSLNHPKKIVLTFLIAFLSYVCVEILANFLMIFGKRKIVFILLFGYFFGYLLNYQILPEIDLSYLSEVRGIGFIIPGLIAVWYERQGVLETTSVLILAAIFVKILLIFLLGNELESL encoded by the coding sequence ATGAATGAGATTCTTCCTCTTTCGATTGGACTCAGTTTGGTGATCAGCCTGGTATTCTCCGAACTATTCGGTATTTTGGGAACAGGTCTTGTGGTTCCAGGATACCTTGCATTATCACTAAACCACCCCAAAAAAATTGTCCTCACATTCTTGATTGCTTTTTTGTCCTATGTTTGTGTTGAAATCCTTGCTAATTTTCTGATGATTTTTGGGAAAAGAAAAATCGTCTTTATCTTGTTATTTGGTTATTTTTTTGGATATCTTCTAAATTATCAAATTTTACCAGAGATTGATCTGTCATATTTATCTGAAGTAAGAGGGATTGGATTTATCATTCCGGGGCTCATTGCTGTTTGGTATGAAAGACAAGGGGTATTGGAAACGACTTCTGTATTGATCCTTGCTGCCATCTTTGTGAAAATCCTATTAATTTTTCTTTTGGGGAATGAATTAGAAAGCCTATGA
- the pgsB gene encoding poly-gamma-glutamate synthase PgsB has translation MKPNATLFFLIILVLIIYYTIEAILHKRTLKQFKHRIHVNGTRGKSSVTRLIRAGLSTSGYSVFAKTTGTLARMIFPDGSETSISRFGKPSILEQIKILKKAKSVGADIVVLECMALEPRYQWASEGQILHSDIGVITNIREDHLEVMGPKLEDVAKTLLSACPINGTLVVGQNSFENEIISVCKDRDTKLVSIQQEDIDTMTEEEILKFPYWEHKENVCLALKVCELLGVSRTQALEAMWKVTPDPGALSVLPIHFFGKEFIYVNAMAANDPNSTKMIWSSILNRYPNIKKRFILFHTRDDRPERTKQLTKEFSNWEGYDAVILIGSSTSLAFHYLKSYSKLDVPIYVWENLSLDGIFESLLSILPKQSIVYGIGNIVGLGMDLSLYLKNRSEHLHE, from the coding sequence ATGAAACCAAATGCCACTTTATTTTTTCTCATCATTTTGGTTTTAATCATCTATTATACAATCGAAGCCATCCTTCACAAAAGAACATTAAAACAATTTAAACATAGAATTCATGTAAATGGAACAAGGGGAAAATCAAGTGTTACCAGATTAATTCGAGCAGGTCTTTCTACATCTGGATATTCTGTATTTGCAAAAACGACTGGAACTCTTGCAAGGATGATCTTTCCTGATGGATCGGAAACTTCCATCTCACGATTTGGAAAACCCTCCATATTGGAACAAATCAAAATATTAAAAAAAGCAAAGTCTGTGGGAGCAGACATTGTGGTTCTAGAATGTATGGCTCTGGAACCACGTTACCAATGGGCAAGTGAAGGCCAAATTTTGCATTCTGATATTGGAGTCATCACAAACATAAGAGAAGACCACCTAGAAGTAATGGGTCCAAAACTAGAAGATGTAGCCAAAACATTGTTATCTGCATGTCCAATCAATGGAACACTTGTTGTCGGCCAAAATTCGTTTGAGAACGAAATTATCTCTGTTTGTAAAGATCGAGATACGAAATTAGTTTCTATCCAACAAGAAGACATTGATACCATGACAGAGGAAGAAATTCTCAAATTCCCTTATTGGGAACACAAAGAAAATGTATGTCTTGCACTCAAAGTCTGTGAACTGCTTGGTGTCTCAAGAACCCAAGCGTTAGAGGCAATGTGGAAGGTTACACCCGATCCTGGTGCCCTATCCGTGTTACCTATTCATTTTTTTGGAAAGGAATTCATTTATGTCAATGCGATGGCGGCGAATGATCCCAATAGTACAAAAATGATATGGTCTTCGATTCTAAATCGATATCCCAATATCAAAAAACGATTTATCTTATTCCACACAAGAGATGATAGACCTGAGCGAACAAAACAGCTGACAAAAGAATTTTCGAATTGGGAAGGTTACGATGCTGTCATTTTGATAGGATCCTCTACTTCCCTTGCGTTTCACTACTTAAAGTCTTATTCTAAATTGGATGTTCCGATTTATGTTTGGGAAAATTTAAGTTTAGATGGTATCTTTGAATCACTACTTTCCATTCTCCCAAAACAGTCGATTGTTTATGGCATAGGGAATATTGTTGGACTTGGAATGGACTTGTCTTTATATCTAAAAAATAGGTCGGAACATTTACATGAATGA
- a CDS encoding SpoIIE family protein phosphatase, producing MSIRYKFLLILSVSQILLVIALTTSFAYLLQSVKNIPQTQRAEDLSRNFQRELEFKEEKLRLLLEEITFNARTREILERGLRDRQVLQRELPYLQQILTRYGLSIFELGDNQGKVVFRVHRSKDFGDDKKKQPIIQNALNGQATAALEDGHSGLGFRLAAPLFGRGTILIGQVVDDRFTKTISKDNRIHLAIFQEGKVKTVGSDMIRMVMNENPSLLLEEQRFHFQNKPYYLVKIPYVGNSQSIKQLVFHVMIDENEVESKTWKIWSFFVIASLVLCGVIFLISFMFSRDMVEAIKLLTSAMVDLDQWKPESLPTHRSDEIGQMGRVFVEMKEELAEHQNHLEEMVNQRTRELNDTLSEMQKMQEKQDGDYFLTSLLIKPLKGSFARSETVSIQIFERQMKQFRFRNKQSEIGGDLSVSDSIYLMGKKYTVFLNADAMGKSIQGAGGALVMGTVFKSIITRTQKLRYMQDRHPERWLKECFQEVHNVFISFDGHMLLSAILGLVDEETGTLYYINAEHPWIVLYRDGVASFLENEHSLRKIGFTEMTGDEVVIQIYPLRPGDVLILGSDGRDDLFVGHSGGNRMINDDETVFLRHVKEGDGDLAEICRVMMMFGELTDDLSLMRISFLEEVAHAAKESPKKNVYYQMLGEGIQSYRDGEWNHAIYALEIALESEPDDLYCLRELSKLYMKSKDYEKAIDLANRYLQLNPGDTDFLFYIAYAHKQKRDFVLATEYAERLRFRDPKNFNNLLLLAEILMHRRDIERSKEVLIALQEMSPENPKLLKLKNFWKKMVTTSVS from the coding sequence ATGAGCATACGTTACAAATTCTTATTAATACTAAGTGTGAGTCAAATTCTTCTTGTGATCGCTCTCACGACTAGTTTTGCCTATCTATTACAATCCGTTAAAAACATACCACAAACCCAACGGGCTGAAGATCTATCGCGGAATTTCCAGAGAGAATTAGAATTTAAAGAGGAAAAACTTCGGCTTTTATTGGAAGAAATTACTTTCAATGCAAGAACAAGAGAAATTTTAGAAAGGGGTTTGAGAGACAGACAAGTCCTTCAAAGAGAACTTCCTTATTTGCAACAAATCTTAACACGTTATGGACTTTCCATATTTGAATTAGGAGACAACCAAGGGAAAGTTGTCTTTCGAGTACATAGATCAAAAGATTTCGGTGATGATAAAAAAAAACAACCCATCATCCAAAATGCATTAAATGGGCAAGCAACAGCTGCACTAGAAGATGGACATAGTGGACTTGGATTTCGTCTTGCAGCTCCACTATTTGGTCGAGGCACAATACTCATTGGCCAGGTTGTGGATGATCGTTTTACAAAAACAATCAGTAAAGACAATCGTATCCATCTTGCTATATTCCAAGAAGGAAAGGTAAAAACAGTTGGTTCCGATATGATTCGGATGGTGATGAATGAAAATCCAAGTCTATTACTCGAAGAACAAAGATTCCATTTTCAAAATAAACCATATTACTTAGTGAAAATTCCTTATGTTGGCAATTCTCAATCCATCAAACAATTAGTATTTCATGTGATGATCGATGAAAATGAAGTCGAATCCAAAACTTGGAAAATTTGGTCGTTTTTTGTTATCGCATCTTTGGTGTTATGTGGCGTTATCTTTTTAATCTCTTTTATGTTTTCTAGAGATATGGTTGAGGCAATCAAATTATTAACATCGGCCATGGTCGATTTAGACCAATGGAAACCTGAAAGTTTACCAACTCACAGAAGCGATGAGATTGGTCAAATGGGAAGAGTTTTTGTAGAGATGAAGGAAGAACTGGCAGAACATCAAAACCATTTGGAAGAAATGGTGAACCAAAGAACAAGAGAACTCAATGATACATTGTCAGAGATGCAAAAAATGCAAGAAAAACAAGATGGTGATTATTTTCTAACATCACTTCTGATCAAACCATTAAAAGGTTCCTTTGCCAGGTCTGAAACAGTTTCGATTCAAATTTTTGAAAGGCAGATGAAACAGTTTCGATTTCGAAACAAACAATCAGAGATTGGTGGTGATTTGTCTGTTTCTGATTCCATTTATTTGATGGGTAAAAAATATACAGTTTTTCTCAATGCAGATGCGATGGGCAAATCCATTCAAGGTGCAGGTGGTGCACTAGTAATGGGAACCGTATTTAAGTCGATCATCACGCGTACGCAAAAACTTAGATACATGCAAGATCGTCATCCGGAACGTTGGTTAAAGGAATGTTTCCAGGAAGTACACAACGTTTTTATTAGCTTTGATGGTCATATGTTACTTTCTGCAATTCTAGGTTTGGTGGATGAAGAAACTGGAACCTTGTATTACATCAATGCAGAACATCCGTGGATTGTATTGTATCGCGATGGAGTTGCTAGTTTTTTGGAGAATGAACATTCTCTTCGTAAGATTGGTTTTACTGAGATGACTGGGGATGAAGTCGTCATTCAAATTTATCCGTTGCGACCAGGTGATGTTTTGATTTTGGGTTCCGATGGACGTGATGATTTATTTGTTGGGCATTCCGGTGGAAACCGAATGATCAATGATGATGAAACGGTTTTTTTACGTCATGTAAAAGAAGGTGATGGTGATTTGGCAGAAATTTGTCGAGTTATGATGATGTTTGGTGAGCTAACAGATGATTTGAGTTTGATGCGGATTTCTTTTTTAGAAGAAGTGGCCCATGCGGCGAAAGAATCTCCGAAAAAGAATGTTTATTATCAAATGTTAGGTGAAGGAATTCAGTCCTACCGTGATGGCGAATGGAACCATGCCATCTATGCATTAGAAATTGCCTTAGAATCGGAACCTGATGATTTATATTGTTTGAGAGAGTTGTCCAAACTTTACATGAAATCCAAGGATTATGAGAAAGCCATCGATCTTGCCAATCGATACTTACAACTCAATCCAGGTGACACCGACTTCTTATTCTATATTGCGTACGCACACAAACAAAAGCGCGACTTTGTGCTTGCGACTGAATATGCGGAAAGACTTCGATTCCGAGATCCTAAAAATTTTAACAACTTACTCTTACTTGCAGAAATTTTAATGCACAGAAGGGATATCGAACGTTCTAAGGAAGTCTTGATTGCACTGCAAGAAATGTCACCCGAAAACCCAAAACTTTTAAAACTAAAAAACTTTTGGAAAAAAATGGTTACAACGTCAGTTTCCTAA
- a CDS encoding STAS domain-containing protein — MEYTESKSNGIVVLKLFGNLDMLNAGILKERIKESASQSEHRFIFDMEGVNFIDSSGFGLIMSLNDKLTEQGGGLRIVNVSKTIRQIFRISKISSIIQIFESTEEAIQSFPT, encoded by the coding sequence ATGGAATATACAGAATCTAAATCTAACGGAATTGTGGTCCTGAAACTGTTCGGCAACTTAGATATGTTAAATGCCGGCATTTTAAAAGAAAGGATTAAAGAATCTGCGTCTCAATCAGAACACAGATTCATTTTCGATATGGAAGGTGTCAATTTTATAGACTCCTCTGGATTTGGACTCATCATGTCATTGAATGACAAACTCACCGAGCAAGGTGGTGGTCTACGCATTGTGAATGTATCCAAAACGATTCGTCAAATTTTCCGTATTTCCAAAATCTCGTCTATTATACAAATTTTCGAATCAACAGAAGAAGCCATTCAATCTTTTCCTACTTAG